One stretch of Oscillospiraceae bacterium DNA includes these proteins:
- a CDS encoding S-layer homology domain-containing protein — MSGNRPFPDVKGGTWYSDAILWASQNHVVDGYANGAFGPDDAVTREQAVTILYRYAKSKGQNVSAAADLSRYGDAQQISDWALDAMKWAVEEGIVQGRTDSTAAPKGTSTRAETAMLFKRYVETFPSRETEE, encoded by the coding sequence GTGAGCGGAAACAGGCCTTTCCCGGATGTCAAGGGAGGGACATGGTACTCCGACGCCATTCTTTGGGCCAGTCAAAATCACGTTGTGGACGGATACGCAAACGGCGCCTTCGGTCCGGACGACGCCGTCACCCGTGAGCAGGCCGTGACGATTTTGTACCGCTATGCCAAGAGCAAGGGGCAAAATGTCAGCGCGGCGGCGGACTTGTCCAGGTACGGCGATGCACAGCAAATTTCCGATTGGGCGCTGGACGCCATGAAATGGGCCGTCGAGGAGGGGATTGTGCAGGGTCGGACAGACAGCACCGCCGCACCGAAGGGTACGTCCACCCGCGCCGAGACGGCCATGCTTTTCAAACGGTACGTCGAGACCTTCCCAAGCAGGGAAACAGAAGAATAG
- a CDS encoding sensor histidine kinase — MKELSLHVLDIAENSLTAGASLVEISLVEEAGLLTVTIRDNGRGIPPDILPTAADPFTTTRTTRPVGLGLPFWKMAAEQTGGRFSIESTVGVGTCVTAAFVSGHIDTPPVGDMSGTLITLVQGHPQVELLYTHRVGGVDFTLDTRVLRDTLEDVPLDSPDVLVWLSEFLRENLAG, encoded by the coding sequence ATGAAAGAACTCTCGCTCCACGTTCTGGACATTGCGGAAAACAGCCTGACGGCCGGCGCCTCCCTCGTCGAGATCTCTCTCGTCGAAGAAGCGGGTCTGCTGACCGTCACAATCCGGGACAACGGCCGCGGCATCCCGCCCGATATCCTGCCCACTGCGGCGGACCCCTTCACCACCACCCGCACCACGCGCCCGGTGGGGCTGGGACTTCCCTTTTGGAAGATGGCCGCCGAACAGACCGGCGGGCGCTTCTCCATCGAGAGCACCGTGGGCGTCGGGACATGCGTCACCGCCGCTTTCGTGTCCGGCCACATCGACACGCCGCCTGTCGGCGACATGTCGGGTACGCTGATCACTTTGGTGCAGGGACATCCCCAGGTGGAGCTCCTCTACACACACCGTGTGGGCGGCGTCGATTTCACGCTGGACACCCGCGTCCTGCGGGACACGCTGGAGGATGTACCGCTCGACAGCCCGGACGTATTGGTCTGGCTGTCGGAGTTCCTTCGGGAAAATCTCGCCGGCTGA
- a CDS encoding NADH-quinone oxidoreductase subunit NuoF: protein MELVRSHILVCAGTGCSSSGSEKIIASLEEHLQAVHLEKEVRVIKTGCFGLCALGPIVVVYPEGSFYSRVTPSDAEEIVKEHILKGRVVRRLLYQETVQGNEIKSLNETGFYKKQLRIALRNCGVINPEIIDEYIAFDGYQALSRALTEQTPGEIIETIKKSGLRGRGGGGFPTGLKWEFAFKQPPGQKYVCCNADEGDPGAFMDRSILEGDPHSVIEAMAVAGYCIGANQGYIYVRAEYPIAVERLKIAIAQAKEYGLLGEHIFGSDFSFDLEIRLGAGAFVCGEETALMTSIEGHRGEPRPRPPFPAVKGLFGRPTILNNVETYANISWILNNGAEAFRAIGTERSAGTKVFALGGKIVNTGLVEIPMGTTMREVVEEIGGGCPNGKAFKAAQTGGPSGGCIPASMIDTPIEYDTLTAIGSMMGSGGMIIMDEDNCMVDIAKYFLDFTVDESCGKCTPCRIGTKRLYQILEKITSGRGTMEDLDLMEELCYHIKGSSLCGLGQTAPNPVLSTLRHFRHEYEAHVRDRKCPAHVCKALMRYNILENCRGCTACARVCPVSAISGKVKEVHVIDQDKCIKCGACLEKCKFSAIVKE from the coding sequence ATGGAACTTGTCAGAAGCCACATTCTGGTGTGCGCCGGCACCGGCTGCAGCTCGTCGGGCAGCGAAAAGATCATCGCCTCACTGGAGGAACACCTGCAGGCGGTCCACCTCGAAAAGGAGGTGCGCGTCATCAAGACCGGGTGCTTTGGTCTGTGCGCGCTGGGCCCCATCGTCGTCGTCTACCCGGAGGGTTCGTTTTATTCCCGCGTCACACCGAGCGACGCGGAGGAGATCGTCAAAGAACACATCTTAAAGGGCCGCGTCGTGCGCCGCCTGCTGTACCAGGAGACGGTGCAGGGGAACGAAATCAAGTCATTGAACGAGACGGGTTTTTACAAAAAACAGCTCCGCATCGCGTTGCGCAACTGCGGCGTTATCAACCCGGAGATCATCGACGAGTACATCGCGTTTGACGGCTACCAAGCCCTCAGCCGCGCGCTCACCGAGCAGACCCCCGGCGAGATCATCGAGACCATCAAAAAGTCCGGCCTGCGCGGACGCGGCGGCGGCGGCTTTCCCACCGGCCTCAAATGGGAATTCGCCTTCAAACAGCCGCCGGGCCAAAAATACGTCTGCTGCAACGCCGACGAGGGCGACCCCGGCGCCTTTATGGATCGCTCCATTTTGGAGGGCGACCCGCACAGTGTCATCGAGGCCATGGCCGTCGCCGGCTACTGCATCGGCGCAAACCAGGGCTATATTTACGTGCGCGCCGAGTACCCCATCGCCGTCGAACGGCTCAAGATCGCCATTGCCCAGGCCAAGGAATACGGGCTGCTGGGCGAACATATCTTCGGCAGCGATTTCTCGTTCGACCTGGAGATCCGCCTCGGCGCCGGCGCCTTCGTCTGCGGCGAAGAGACAGCCCTGATGACTTCCATCGAGGGCCACCGCGGCGAACCGAGACCGCGCCCGCCCTTTCCAGCCGTGAAGGGGCTGTTTGGCAGACCCACTATCCTAAACAATGTGGAGACATACGCCAATATCTCATGGATCCTAAACAACGGCGCCGAGGCGTTCCGCGCCATCGGCACCGAGCGCTCCGCCGGCACAAAGGTGTTCGCCTTGGGTGGCAAGATCGTCAACACCGGTCTCGTCGAGATCCCCATGGGCACCACGATGCGCGAGGTGGTGGAGGAGATCGGCGGCGGCTGCCCGAACGGCAAAGCCTTCAAGGCCGCGCAGACCGGCGGTCCGTCCGGCGGTTGTATCCCCGCCTCGATGATCGACACGCCGATCGAATACGACACGCTGACGGCCATCGGCTCGATGATGGGCTCGGGCGGCATGATCATCATGGACGAGGACAACTGCATGGTCGATATCGCGAAATACTTCCTCGACTTCACGGTGGACGAGTCCTGCGGCAAATGCACCCCCTGCCGCATCGGCACCAAGCGCCTTTACCAGATATTGGAAAAAATAACCAGCGGTCGGGGGACCATGGAAGACCTCGACCTGATGGAGGAGCTTTGTTACCACATCAAGGGCAGTTCTCTGTGCGGCCTGGGCCAGACGGCGCCCAACCCGGTGCTCTCGACGCTCCGCCACTTTCGGCACGAGTACGAGGCCCACGTGCGCGACCGCAAATGCCCGGCCCACGTCTGCAAGGCGCTGATGCGCTACAACATTTTGGAGAATTGCCGCGGCTGCACGGCCTGCGCGCGCGTTTGCCCGGTCTCCGCCATCTCCGGCAAGGTTAAGGAAGTCCATGTCATCGATCAAGACAAGTGCATCAAGTGCGGCGCCTGCCTGGAAAAATGCAAATTCTCGGCCATTGTCAAGGAGTGA
- a CDS encoding nucleotidyltransferase domain-containing protein, translating into MEKVYDISEIRRALRPVFAEYPVYSATLFGSYAKGKATEQSDVDIVIDSRGQLLNMDFYGVLDKITERLGKSVDLFEISEIHNPSPIYADIQKEGVLLYDRQG; encoded by the coding sequence ATGGAAAAGGTATATGACATCAGCGAAATCCGCAGGGCGTTACGCCCGGTGTTTGCGGAATACCCAGTCTATTCCGCGACCCTTTTCGGCTCCTACGCCAAAGGCAAAGCAACCGAACAGAGCGATGTGGATATTGTAATCGACAGCCGCGGGCAGCTTTTGAATATGGATTTTTACGGTGTACTGGACAAAATCACCGAACGGCTCGGCAAATCGGTGGACTTGTTTGAGATATCAGAAATTCACAATCCATCGCCCATCTATGCGGACATCCAAAAGGAAGGGGTATTGCTTTATGACCG
- a CDS encoding [FeFe] hydrogenase, group A codes for MDTVKLKINNIEVEAPKTATILEAARLVGIEIPTLCYMRNINAIGACRICVVEVKGARSLIAACVYPVSEGMEVFTNTGAVIRARKNTLELILSNHRMDCLTCLRNQNCELQKLASDFGIQEVRFHSDNMQPQIENSSLHLVRDNSKCILCRRCVAVCKNAQSVAVIGPNDRGFETHISCAFDRNLDETACVSCGQCITVCPTGALTEKDDTEKVWTALADPKKHVVVGVAPSIRVTLGEAFKMHIGSNVQGKMVAALRRIGFDGVFDVDVTADLTIMEEGAEFLKRFESGHDLPLITSCSPGWIRFCEQYYPEFIPNLSTCKSPQQMFGAMMKTYYAKKMNLDPADIFTVGIMPCTAKKFEIRREDQQAVPGLYDIDVALTTRELARMISRTGMYFPHLPDEDFDPAFGISTGAGTIFGASGGVMEAALRTVAELVTGQPLRSLDFMEVRGMEGIKEASFTLGGKTVRAAVASGLSNCRRLLDRIKSGEVSYDIVEMMACPGGCINGGGQPIQPAVVRNFVSLRERRAAALYEQDKHMPLRKSHENPLVKRLYDEVMDGKPGSHNAHKWLHTTYRARPKYPTTK; via the coding sequence ATGGACACCGTCAAGCTGAAAATCAACAACATCGAGGTGGAGGCGCCCAAAACCGCCACCATTTTGGAAGCCGCGCGTCTCGTGGGCATTGAGATTCCCACGCTGTGTTATATGCGCAACATCAACGCCATCGGCGCCTGCCGCATCTGTGTGGTGGAGGTCAAGGGCGCCCGTTCGCTGATCGCCGCCTGCGTATACCCCGTGTCTGAGGGTATGGAGGTATTCACAAACACCGGCGCCGTGATCCGGGCCCGGAAGAACACGTTGGAACTCATCCTTTCGAACCATCGGATGGACTGTCTGACCTGCCTGCGCAACCAAAACTGTGAGCTGCAGAAGCTGGCCAGCGACTTCGGCATCCAAGAGGTGCGCTTTCACTCCGACAACATGCAGCCGCAGATCGAGAACTCCTCGCTGCATCTCGTACGCGACAACTCCAAGTGCATCCTCTGCCGCCGTTGCGTGGCCGTCTGCAAAAATGCCCAGTCCGTGGCCGTCATCGGCCCCAACGACCGGGGGTTCGAAACACATATCTCCTGCGCTTTCGATCGCAATCTGGACGAGACCGCCTGCGTCTCCTGCGGCCAATGCATCACAGTCTGCCCCACCGGCGCGCTCACCGAGAAAGACGACACCGAAAAAGTCTGGACGGCGCTCGCCGACCCGAAAAAACATGTCGTCGTGGGCGTGGCGCCCTCGATCCGCGTGACGCTGGGCGAGGCTTTCAAGATGCACATCGGCAGCAATGTCCAGGGCAAGATGGTGGCGGCACTCCGGCGCATCGGTTTCGACGGTGTGTTTGACGTCGATGTAACGGCGGATCTCACGATCATGGAGGAGGGCGCCGAATTTTTGAAGCGGTTCGAATCGGGTCACGACCTGCCGCTCATCACCTCATGCAGCCCCGGGTGGATCCGTTTCTGCGAGCAGTACTACCCGGAGTTTATCCCGAACCTCTCCACCTGTAAATCGCCGCAGCAGATGTTCGGCGCGATGATGAAGACCTACTACGCCAAAAAGATGAACCTCGACCCCGCCGACATCTTCACGGTGGGCATCATGCCCTGCACCGCGAAAAAGTTTGAGATCCGTCGGGAGGACCAACAGGCGGTGCCCGGCCTGTACGACATCGACGTGGCCCTCACAACGCGTGAGCTGGCCCGCATGATCTCCCGCACCGGTATGTACTTCCCGCACCTGCCCGACGAGGATTTTGACCCCGCCTTCGGCATTTCCACCGGCGCCGGCACCATCTTCGGCGCCAGCGGCGGCGTCATGGAGGCGGCGCTGCGGACGGTGGCGGAGCTCGTGACCGGTCAGCCGCTGAGGAGTCTGGACTTCATGGAAGTCAGGGGCATGGAGGGCATCAAAGAGGCCTCCTTTACGCTCGGTGGGAAGACCGTGCGCGCCGCCGTCGCCTCTGGACTGTCCAACTGCCGCCGGCTGCTGGATCGAATCAAGTCCGGCGAGGTCTCTTACGACATTGTCGAGATGATGGCCTGCCCCGGCGGCTGCATCAACGGCGGCGGCCAGCCGATTCAGCCGGCCGTAGTTCGCAACTTCGTCAGTCTGCGCGAGCGCCGCGCGGCCGCTCTTTATGAGCAGGACAAGCACATGCCGCTGCGCAAGAGCCACGAGAACCCACTGGTAAAGCGTCTCTACGACGAAGTGATGGACGGCAAACCGGGCAGCCACAACGCCCACAAATGGCTCCACACCACCTACCGCGCCCGTCCGAAATACCCGACGACGAAATAG
- a CDS encoding NAD(P)H-dependent oxidoreductase subunit E: protein MPNTKTVVPFTGTAEQEQRLTDVIARYKGQSGAAMPVLQGAQEIYGYLPEEVQIKVAEGLGLSLSEVYGIASFYTQFSLNPKGQIEVNVCLGTACYVRGAGEILARVERKLDCKAGSVTPDGKFSVDATRCIGACGLAPVIVVGGDVYGRLVPDDVDTILDKYM from the coding sequence ATGCCGAACACAAAGACCGTTGTTCCCTTCACCGGGACGGCGGAGCAGGAACAGCGGCTGACGGACGTCATCGCGCGCTACAAGGGACAGTCCGGCGCCGCCATGCCGGTGCTGCAAGGAGCGCAAGAGATCTACGGATACTTGCCGGAGGAAGTCCAAATCAAGGTGGCCGAGGGGCTGGGACTCTCGCTCTCCGAGGTCTATGGAATCGCCTCTTTCTATACGCAGTTCTCCTTGAACCCCAAAGGCCAGATCGAGGTCAACGTCTGTCTGGGCACCGCCTGTTACGTCAGGGGCGCGGGCGAAATTCTGGCCCGCGTCGAACGCAAGCTCGACTGTAAGGCCGGCTCGGTCACGCCGGACGGCAAATTCTCCGTCGACGCCACCCGGTGCATCGGCGCATGCGGTCTGGCCCCTGTCATCGTCGTGGGCGGCGACGTTTACGGCCGGCTTGTGCCCGACGACGTGGACACCATTCTGGACAAATACATGTGA
- a CDS encoding (2Fe-2S) ferredoxin domain-containing protein translates to MKTLAELNAIRDRARAQIGALRDSGENNTRLVVGMATCGIAAGARPVLATCLEEVQRRGLSERVTVTQTGCIGVCRLEPIVEVFVPGEEKVTYVNMTPEKVSQIVAEHIVNGRVKMEYTIGANQ, encoded by the coding sequence TTGAAAACCTTGGCAGAACTCAACGCCATCCGCGACAGAGCGCGCGCCCAGATCGGAGCGCTCCGGGACAGCGGCGAAAACAACACCCGCCTCGTCGTGGGCATGGCCACGTGCGGCATCGCGGCCGGCGCCCGTCCGGTGCTGGCGACCTGCCTTGAGGAGGTCCAGCGGCGCGGTCTCTCCGAACGGGTGACCGTCACGCAGACCGGTTGTATCGGCGTGTGCCGTTTGGAGCCGATCGTCGAGGTCTTTGTTCCCGGCGAGGAGAAGGTCACCTACGTGAACATGACGCCGGAGAAAGTCTCGCAGATCGTGGCGGAACACATTGTGAACGGCCGCGTCAAGATGGAATACACGATAGGCGCCAACCAATGA